The Cottoperca gobio chromosome 22, fCotGob3.1, whole genome shotgun sequence genome contains a region encoding:
- the mapkbp1 gene encoding LOW QUALITY PROTEIN: mitogen-activated protein kinase-binding protein 1 (The sequence of the model RefSeq protein was modified relative to this genomic sequence to represent the inferred CDS: deleted 1 base in 1 codon), translating to MTAEGSGTIRSRIKNLLRSPSIKLRRRSGAARHKEDLSEKVTLEKVLGITAPGNRALACDPRTGQLAYPAGCVVVLLNPRKNKQHYIFNSSRKAITTLAFSPDGKYVVTGESGHMPAVRVWEVSERLQVAELQEHKYGVSCVAFSPNGKYIVSVGYQHDMMVNVWNWKKNVVVAANKVSSKVTAVSFSDDSSYFVTAGNRHVKFWYLDHAKTSKVNATVPLLGRSGLLGELRNNFFSDVACGRGRQASSTFCITSSGLLCEFNDRRLLDKWVELRTVDSAPASQATCLSVTDELIFCGCSDGTVRAFSPVNLHFLCTLPRPHCLGADIGSMVDASQLFTCRPEARYPDTVAVTYDPATRWLSCVYNDHSVYVWDVRDLRDPRRAGKLYSALYHSSCVWSLEVYPEGGGGGAGGGEVHLPPGSFLSCSSDNTIRLWNTDGHKLLTRNILSPDLQKIIYVDDNVTSLLDPESDTVNGGSSEKAGSSGSEGQQTDQSRAGIRTLRVSPDGQHLASGDRMGVLRIHDLDGMEEILNVQAHDSEILCLEFSKPDTGLQLLATASRDRLIHILDASKEYSLVQTLDEHSSSITAVRFAANEGKVRMISCGADKSVYFRTAQQVDEGLVFTRTHHVVRKTTLYDMDVEPTRKYAAVGCQDRSIRIFNISNGKQKKMYKGSQGEDGTLIKVQIDPSGLYIATSCSDKNISIFDFYSGECVATMFGHSEIVTGLKFTSDCRHLITVSGDSCIFVWRLSPELTIRMRQRLADLRPPSSTQTSQNAPQQKVVNLSSREASSPRVVTMSSDSDKEEEEEEDEERSCPYVVTAGCLQEEEETEMSDEKFDSQRSRDGKEASGRLPRRQWSRRTGGDGVLMVKSMLDLRLLDSYCPDRQAEQQAEQEEVKTRPRDVSPSSCNQRRDPGVEAGLHRTNQELGSTISLQVTTAWAEDDDARTNQRPDFIQLSNQSPDGEALVLYPDQWEGQSEPGRKVGLILEFQVKEARPAAAGERQDKPSPDSGCSLGFSSRLSSPVRPAGDDSEPTEPISVDGNSSELEMEEDEEERGRGERGGEVKASQVVLQTPDQEAFLKENFVTLADLSGSGSPSKASHSSSESLSISSRFLSQNSSGSRTVFPLPSRTTGGGGGEVKTRPLVSEVKPLMEENQNQTKERRVSSNQDQTQKQNQDQDQTFSLQDQEQSQNRANQDQTQPPQVGNQIQQTTDQQNEEETSSVQQFHRPSPLKKKVQTLVESRRNLGPTARAAVSHLNSSSGLRKAQSVQSLLLDTGDSTLSTSCPSSEFPLQRLLPLQRPTTLPSSPRRPSSIPSPVQRSSPVSPRSPQQETAATSTAAPSAFTTPRKTSSASTPTPVTSRSYMSPTTSSMAKMSRSISVGDGLNIPDSGEDPPLTPSAVVTPSSQVKDTQPLLVAVVPSNAALATPLHAAVVPVVVASSSSLGNHRNEVAPPPRSLQARVPGGSRPLPDKPSLASLSSTLRPPPVSVSPLTPPQQEEEPQTPAGSSSSVEQRDDADQPISVENCRAMTNELQSCFKRATHLYRKVSGSSHDGSTPDQHQMAVVLSEAFQAMRAELDCLPLGEPNTLGVEGGLGGVGEVKTAALLEEYSLLLLQAVHRRINNTGD from the exons gtgtgtcGTAGTTCTGTTGAATCCTCGGAAGAACAAACAGCATTACATCTTCAACAGCTCCAG GAAGGCGATCACCACGTTAGCGTTTTCTCCAGATGGAAAGTATGTTGTCACGGGAGAG agCGGTCACATGCCGGCGGTTCGAGTCTGGGAGGTGTCGGAGCGTCTGCAGGTCGCCGAGCTGCAGGAACATAAATACGGAGTTTCCTGCGTGGCGTTTTCTCCCAACGGAAAATACATCGTCAGCGTCGGCTACCAACACGACATGATGGTCAACGTCTGGAACTGGAAG AAAAATGTCGTTGTTGCAGCCAACAAGGTGTCCAGTAAGGTGACGGCCGTCTCCTTCTCGGACGACAGCTCCTACTTTGTTACCGCCGGAAACCGCCACGTCAAGTTCTGGTACCTGGACCACGCCAAGACCTCCAAG GTGAACGCCACCGTCCCTCTGCTGGGGCGTTCAGGGCTGCTGGGAGAGCTCAGGAATAATTTCTTCAGTGATGTGGCGTGTGGGCGGGGTCGACAGgcctcctccaccttctgcATCACTTCCTCCGGTCTGCTGTGTGAGTTCAACGACCGGCGACTCCTCGACAAGTGGGTCGAGCTGCGG ACAGTCGACTCTGCCCCC gcGTCTCAGGCTACCTGTCTGTCCGTCACAGACGAGTTGATCTTCTGTGGTTGTTCTGACGGGACGGTTCGAGCTTTCAGTCCCGTCAACCTGCACTTCCTGTGCACTCTGCCCCGCCCACACTGTCTGGGAGCTGACATCGGCAGTATGGTGGAcgccag TCAGTTGTTCACCTGCAGGCCGGAGGCCCGGTACCCGGACACGGTGGCGGTGACCTACGACCCCGCCACCCGCTGGCTGTCGTGCGTCTACAACGACCACAGTGTTTACGTGTGGGACGTCCGAGACCTGCGAGACCCCCGCAGGGCGGGAAAACTCTACTCTGCTCTCTACCACTCCTCCTGTGTGTGGAGCCTGGAG GTGTACccagaggggggagggggaggggcaggaggaggtgaggtgCATCTCCCCCCCGGGTCGTTC TTGTCCTGCTCCTCAGACAACACCATCCGTCTGTGGAACACCGACGGCCACAAACTCCTCACCAGGAACATCCTGAGCCCC GACCTACAGAAGATAATTTACGTGGACGACAACGTCACCAGCCTCCTGGACCCAGAGAGTGACACCGTCAACGGTGGCAGCTCGGAGAAGGCGGGGTCATCGGGCTCCGAGGGGCAGCAGACCGACCAGAGCCGGGCGGGCATCAGGACCCTGAGAGTCAGTCCGGATGGACAGCACCTGGCCTCTGGAGACCGCATGGGAGTCCTCAG gatccATGATCTGGACGGTATGGAGGAGATCTTGAACGTTCAGGCTCACGACTCAGAGATTCTCTGCCTCGAGTTCTCCAAACCAGATACGG gTCTCCAGTTGTTAGCCACGGCCAGTCGTGATCGTTTGATCCACATCCTGGACGCGAGCAAAGAGTACAGTCTGGTTCAGACTCTGGACGAACACTCGTCCTCCATCACTGCCGTCCGATTCGCCG ccAATGAGGGTAAAGTGAGGATGATCAGCTGCGGAGCCGATAAGAGCGTCTACTTCCGCACCGCTCAGCAG gtGGACGAAGGTTTGGTGTTCACTCGGACTCATCATGTGGTGAGGAAGACGACTCTGTACGACATGGACGTCGAACCGACCAGGAAGTACGCAGCGGTGGGCTGTCAGGACCGCAGTATCag GATCTTCAACATCAGTAACGGGAAACAGAAGAAGATGTATAAAGGCTCTCAGGGCGAGGATGGGACTCTCATTAAA gtGCAGATTGACCCCTCAGGTCTCTACATCGCCACTTCCTGTTCAGATAAGAACATCAGTATATTTGACTTCTACTCTGGAGAGTGTGTGGCCACCATGTTCGGACACTCTG agaTTGTAACCGGTCTGAAGTTCACCAGTGACTGCAGACACCTGATCACAGTGTCTGGAGACAG ctgtATCTTCGTGTGGCGTCTCAGTCCAGAGTTGACCATCAGGATGAGGCAGCGACTTGCCGACCTCCGACCTCCCAGCAGCACTCAGACGTCCCAGAATGCACCTCAGCAAAAAGTGGTGAACCTCAG CAGTCGGGAGGCGTCGTCTCCTCGCGTCGTCACCATGTCTTCTGACAGcgacaaggaggaggaagaggaggaggatgaggagcgCAGCTGCCCTTATGTGGTCACAGCAGGATGCctacaggaagaggaggagacag aaatgtctgATGAGAAGTTCGACTCTCAGCGCAGCAGAGACGGCAAG GAGGCGTCGGGTCGACTACCTCGCCGTCAGTGGTCCAGGAGGACGGGCGGCGACGGTGTCCTGATGGTGAAGTCTATGTTGGACCTGAGACTGCTGGACTCGTACTGCCCTGACAGACAGGCGGAGCAGCAGGCGGAGCAAGAGGAG GTGAAGACACGTCCTCGGGATGTAAGCCCCTCCTCATGCAACCAGAGGAGGGACCCAGGTGTGGAGGCGGGGCTTCACAGGACCAATCAGGAGCTGGGGAGCACCATCAGTCTGCAGGTCACCACTGCATGG GCTGAAGACGATGACGCAAGGACCAATCAGAGGCCAGACTTTATCCAGCTCTCCAATCAGAGCCCGGACGGGGAGGCTCTAGTGCTGTATCCTGACCAATGGGAAGGACAGAGTGAGCCTGGCAGGAAGGTAGGTCTGATTCT TGAGTTCCAGGTGAAGGAGGCacgtcctgctgctgcaggtgaaCGTCAGGACAAACCAAGTCCAGACAGCGGCTGCTCACTGGGATTCAGCTCCAGACTATCCAGTCCAGTCAGACCTGCAGGggatg ATTCAGAGCCCACAGAGCCTATCAGTGTGGATGGAAACTCCTCTGAgctggagatggaggaggatgaagaggagagaggaagaggagaacgaGGAGGAGAGGTCAAGGCCTCTCAGGTCGTCCTACAGACTCCAGACCAGGAAGCTTTCCTGAAAGAAAACTTTGTCACACTGGCCGACCTCTCAGGCTCAG GGAGTCCGAGCAAAGCGTCTCACAGCTCCAGTGAAAGTCTCAGCATCTCCTCCAGGTTCCTCTCCCAGAATTCATCTGGAAG TCGGACTGTGTTTCCTCTTCCATCTCGGACCAccgggggaggaggaggggaggtgaAGACCCGTCCTCTGGTTTCAGAGGTCAAACCTCTGATGGAGGAGAACCAGAACCAGACCAAGGAGAGGAGGGTGTCATCGAACCAGGACCAAACCCAGAAACAGAACCAGGACCAGGACCAAACCTTCTCACTACAGGACCAGGAACAGTCCCAAAACAGGGCCAATCAGGACCAAACACAGCCTCCTCAGGTCGGGAACCAGATCCAGCAGACTACAGATCAGCAGAACGAGGAGGAGACCTCCTCAGTCCAGCAGTTCCACCGGCCCTCCCCACTGAAGAAGAAGGTCCAAACCTTGGTGGAGTCCAGGAGGAACTTGGGCCCGACGGCCCGAGCCGCCGTCTCACATCTGAACTCCTCATCCGGTCTTCGGAAGGCTCAATCAGTCCAGAGCCTGCTGTTAGACACAG gtGACTCCACTCTCTCGACCTCTTGTCCATCTAGTGAGTTCCCCCTTCAGAGGTTACTCCCCCTGCAGCGTCCCAccaccctcccttcctcccctaGACGCCCCTCATCCATACCCTCGCCCGTTCAGAGGTCTAGCCCCGTCTCCCCCAGGTCCCCCCAGCAGGAAACAGCTGCCACCTCGACTGCAGCTCCGTCTGCTTTCACCACCCCAAGGAAGACTTCATCCGCCTCCACCCCCACGCCAGTGACGTCTCGCTCCTACATGAGCCCCACCACCAGCTCCATGGCCAAGATGTCACGCTCCATCTCTGTTGGCGACGGCCTCAACATCCCCGATTCCGGCGAGGACCCCCCTTTGACACCATCCGCAGTGGTAACCCCGTCTTCTCAGGTCAAAGACACTCAACCTCTTCTTGTTGCCGTGGTCCCTTCCAACGCAGCTCTGGCCACGCCCCTCCACGCCGCCGTTGTCCCCGTCGTCGTTGCCTCCTCTTCGTCTCTGGGTAACCATCGTAACGAGGTGGCCCCTCCCCCCCGCAGTCTCCAGGCTCGGGTCCCCGGAGGCAGCAGGCCGCTCCCCGACAAGCCCTCCCTCGCCTCCTTGTCTTCCACATTGCGGCCTCCTCCTGTATCTGTCTCCCCACTGACTCCCCCCCAGCAAGAGGAGGAGCCTCAGACtcctgcaggcagcagcagtagcGTGGAGCAGAGAGACGACGCAG ACCAGCCAATCAGTGTGGAGAACTGCAGAGCTATGACCaatgagctgcagagctgcttcAAAAGAGCCACACACCTGTACAGGAAG gtGAGCGGCTCGTCCCACGACGGCTCCACGCCCGACCAGCATCAGATGGCCGTCGTCCTATCAGAAGCCTTCCAGGCCATGAGGGCGGAGCTCGACTGTCTGCCGCTCGGTGAACCAAACACGCTGGGAGTGGAGGGAGGGTTAGGAGGAGTCGGGGAGGTGAAGACGGCTGCTCTGCTAGAGGAGtactctctgctgctgctgcaggctgtTCACAGGAGGATCAACAACACTGGAGACTGA
- the LOC115027691 gene encoding complement C1q tumor necrosis factor-related protein 3-like: protein LELEVRVSVSEKQLKDLKTENTELEVRLVASEKLLEDLKTENTVLSFRLNETDDSLQQFINTNSDELKVAFSAGLTDSGSVGPFDQETTLIFSKTITNIGQAYNQTAGVFTAPVRGLYFFSFTAADYLEGYMGLYLYRNNQPIIFNLDLNDHGGYASTSNGVALQLEEGDAVRLSLPASYRLYDDSRNFSVFSGFLLFPL from the exons ttagAGTTGGAGGTCAGAGTGAGTGTCAGTGAGAAACAGCTGAAAGAtctgaagacagaaaacacag AGTTGGAGGTCAGACTGGTTGCGAGTGAGAAACTGCTGGAAGAtctgaagacagaaaacacag TTTTGAGCTTCAGACTGAATGAAACTGATGATAGTCTGCAGCAGTTCATAAACACCAACTCAG ATGAGTTGAAGGTGGCGTTCTCAGCCGGACTGACTGATTCAGGATCAGTCGGACCGTTCGACCAGGAGACGACGCTGATCTTCTCCAAAACCATCACCAACATCGGCCAAGCCTACAACCAGACTGCAG GTGTGTTCACGGCTCCTGTCAGAGGACTTTACTTCTTCAGCTTCACGGCTGCAGATTACCTGGAAGGTTACATGGGTCTCTACCTGTACAGGAACAACCAGCCAATCATCTTCAACCTGGACCTTAACGACCATGGCGGCTACGCTTCCACGTCCAACGGCGTGGCTCTGCAGCTGGAAGAGGGCGACGCGGTCCGCCTCAGTCTGCCGGCCAGCTACCGGCTCTATGACGACTCCCGAAACTTCAGCGTCTTCTCCGGCTTCCTGCTTTTCCCCCTCTGA